In Mammaliicoccus sp. Marseille-Q6498, the genomic stretch GGATTACCATTAGTAGGGGTTATTGCAGGTTCAATTGAGGAAAAAGGATACCGCGTATCTTTAAGCAAAATTCATCCAATATTTGCAGTCGTACTACTTATTGCGATTTCATTAACAATTGGACCGTTATTCGCTATACCTCGTACTGCAGCAACTTCATTTGAAATGGGTATTACACCAATTTTAAATACAAACAGTTCAATGGCGTTGTTTATCTTCACTTTAATCTACTTTATTATCGTATTTTATTTAAGTTTCAACCCAAGTAAAATGGTTGATAAAGTCGGTGCAATATTAACACCGTTGCTTTTAATTTCTATTACTTTATTGATTATTAAAGCATTTTTCGGCTTAGGTGGCGAACCTACAGTTGGAGGAGATCCGGCTGTTTATAGTAGTGGAGGCACAAGCTTTGGTAAAGGATTTATTGAAGGATATTTAACAATGGATGCTATCGCTGCAATTGCTTTCTCAATGATTGTAATTACTGCGATTAAAAGTAAAGGCATTACTAAAGAAACAGGATTGTTTAAACAAACAATTTTATCTGGCTTAATCGCCGCGATTGCTTTAGCGTTTATCTACATTTCATTAGGTTGGATTGGTAACCATATGAATGTATCAGCAGCAACATTGAAAGAGTTAAATGATAACGGACAAAACATTGGAACATACTTATTAACAACAGCAGCACATTCAGCATTTGGTGAATTTGGTAAATATTTAATTGGAATCATTGTTGCTTTAGCATGTTTAACAACAGCTACTGGTTTAATCGTTTCAGTTAGTGAATTCTTCCATGAAGTTATGCCAAAAATTTCTTATAAATGGTTTGTTGCAATATTTACTTTAGTTAGTTTCATCTTATCAAACCAAGGTTTAACAACTGTTATCCAAGGATCACAACCAGTGTTATTAGTACTGTATCCTATCGCGATAACAACTGTACTGCTTATCATACTTGCTAAGTCAGTTAAGACACCGCCAATTGCACAACAATTAGCTGTAACATTCGTTTCAATCATTTCAATATTATCTGTAATCAATCAAATGAA encodes the following:
- the brnQ gene encoding branched-chain amino acid transport system II carrier protein; amino-acid sequence: MNKNTFVVGFMLFAIFFGAGNLIFPPALGLSSGHFFWPAILGFVITGIGLPLVGVIAGSIEEKGYRVSLSKIHPIFAVVLLIAISLTIGPLFAIPRTAATSFEMGITPILNTNSSMALFIFTLIYFIIVFYLSFNPSKMVDKVGAILTPLLLISITLLIIKAFFGLGGEPTVGGDPAVYSSGGTSFGKGFIEGYLTMDAIAAIAFSMIVITAIKSKGITKETGLFKQTILSGLIAAIALAFIYISLGWIGNHMNVSAATLKELNDNGQNIGTYLLTTAAHSAFGEFGKYLIGIIVALACLTTATGLIVSVSEFFHEVMPKISYKWFVAIFTLVSFILSNQGLTTVIQGSQPVLLVLYPIAITTVLLIILAKSVKTPPIAQQLAVTFVSIISILSVINQMNWFSIGFIKSLPLAQYQMEWIPFAIVGFIIGFIIGKVKNQAPIEYS